One genomic segment of Gadus chalcogrammus isolate NIFS_2021 chromosome 3, NIFS_Gcha_1.0, whole genome shotgun sequence includes these proteins:
- the LOC130380001 gene encoding zinc-binding protein A33-like — protein MAEEVFKSYLTCGVCFETFKDPVSLGCHHNFCRGCLQSFWEQAEHGNCPTCRRKSSKDCLFINFGLQELVNNYAGRQRADPPESRAVCTHTQDLKWCGKKQRLVCPVCEDVHGLTLVPLEDEVRNVKKLLKPQLEWLKRRRDADLEIDKTYEKMAKHCKNQLGETKKQIKAEFDQLHKFLTQEEEDRMAALKEEGKQKRERIILEQKNIQAQMSALEEVISTVEQDLLPKDNAAFLTIPRDLCSGTPPQVLSGGLIDVAKHLGNLSFRVCEKMREKIQFTPVILDPNTASNRVVISEDLTSARHMTKRQEHPDNPERFLEYSNFLGSVGFTSGRHSWEVEVGDHPHWLIGVAKETVDRRGEVWAKPENGFWCLIRHNGGYGNGSREKLNLKRNPTRIRVLLDCGEGEVSFYDPEVNDPILSYRDTFSEKIFPFFSVWAAAEAQTVDVKVCGAERGLNVK, from the coding sequence ATGGCGGAGGAAGTTTTCAAGAGTTACCTGACTTGCGGAGTGTGTTTTGAAACTTTCAAAGATCCCGTGTCTCTGGGCTGTCACCACAACTTCTGTCGTGGCTGCCTTCAAAGCTTCTGGGAGCAAGCTGAACACGGAAACTGTCCTACTTGTAGGAGAAAATCCTCAAAGGATTGTCTCTTTATTAATTTTGGACTACAGGAATTAGTGAATAACTATGCTGGAAGACAGAGGGCTGATCCACCCGAGTCTAGGGCAGTGTGTACTCACACACAGGATCTTAAATGGTGTGGGAAGAAGCAGAGACTCGTGTGTCCTGTCTGTGAGGATGTCCATGGTCTCACACTGGTTCCTCTGGAAGATGAGGTGCGTAATGTCAAGAAGCTTCTGAAACCTCAATTAGAGTGGctgaagaggagaagggatgCAGACCTAGAGATTGATAAAACGTATGAAAAAATGGCCAAACACTGCAAGAATCAACTGGGGGAGACAAAGAAACAGATCAAGGCAGAATTTGACCAGCTTCACAAGTTCCTaactcaggaggaggaggaccgaaTGGCCGCTCTGAAGGAGGAAGGGAaacagaagagggagagaatcaTCCTGGAGCAGAAGAACATTCAAGCACAGATGTCCGCTCTCGAGGAGGTAATCTCCACTGTGGAACAGGACCTGCTGCCGAAAGACAACGCAGCGTTTCTCACCATCCCCAGGGACCTTTGTTCGGGGACTCCTCCACAGGTGCTTTCTGGAGGGCTGATAGACGTGGCCAAACACCTGGGAAACCTGTCCTTCAGAGTGTGTGAGAAGATGAGGGAGAAAATCCAGTTCACACCTGTTATCCTCGATCCAAACACGGCATCGAACCGTGTTGTTATCTCAGAGGATCTGACCAGTGCGAGACATATGACCAAACGTCAGGAGCACCCTGACAACCCAGAAAGGTTCTTGGAGTATTCTAATTTTCTAGGTTCTGTTGGCTTCACCTCAgggagacacagctgggaggtggaggtaggagaCCATCCCCACTGGCTGATAGGGGTCGCTAAAGAGACGGTGGACAGGAGAGGCGAGGTTTGGGCTAAGCCAGAAAATGGATTCTGGTGTTTAATCCGTCACAATGGAGGGTACGGTAATGGTTCACGTGAAAAATTGAATTTGAAGAGGAATCCTACGAGGATCAGAGTCCTGCTGGACTGTGGGGAAGGGGAGGTGTCCTTCTACGACCCTGAAGTAAATGATCCCATCTTATCTTATAGAGACACATTTTCTGAGAAGATCTTCCCATTCTTTAGTGTTTGGGCAGCAGCTGAGGCTCAAACCGTAGATGTGAAGGTGTGTGGTGCTGAAAGGGGTTTGAATGTCAAATGA
- the wfikkn1 gene encoding WAP, Kazal, immunoglobulin, Kunitz and NTR domain-containing protein, whose translation MLSLNAFVESAASVAGPKAEQQGVCPNKINGNLWVDAQSTCERECNVDEDCADFEKCCTNVCGLSSCVAARFADGPPPQPESPDGGDGDGSSATCAGFLCSQQGATCDLWEGQPVCKCQDRCEKEPGFTCASDGLTYFNRCYMDAEACVRGATLTEVACRFYLAGPPTGPPPRDPTALPAPTAPLADALPPTLFSNPAPQSTYVGGTVSFHCDALGLPKPEVTWEKQSERRGRLVMRPDRMYGNVVITNIGQLVVYNAQVWDTGVYTCVARNAAGALRADYPLSVIRRAEHDFGEDPEMPMGRPFSPADCLAAVNLRACSGERHVDWYYDGGGGGGGGGGGGGGGGCVAFTNSGCEDSRNRFETYEECRASCQREGAGTCALAAVQGPCTAWEARWAWNPPAKRCLAFAYGGCHGNANNFRSRKECEARCPQARRRPCRACRLRGKLVASLCRSDFAIVGRLSELIQDLDSGIARFSLEEVLLDDKMGLSFFNTRHLEVTLAEVDWSCPCPNMTAAGGGPWLVMGVVRDGAAVIQPDSYVRSVSERRLRKVREAVSRKTCEGSARPQA comes from the exons ATGCTGTCGTTAAACGCGTTCGTCGAAAGTGCAGCAAGTGTCGCAGGTCCCAAGGCTGAACAGCAGGGGGTCTGTCCCAACAAGATCAATGGCAATCTGTGGGTGGACGCGCAGAGCACCTGTGAGAGAGAATGCAACGTCGATGAG GACTGCGCCGACTTTGAGAAGTGCTGCACCAACGTGTGCGGCCTGAGCAGCTGTGTCGCGGCGCGCTTCGCCGAcggcccccccccacagccgGAGAGCCCGGACGGGGGCGACGGGGACGGCAGCTCCGCCACCTGCGCCGGGTTCCTCtgcagccagcagggggcgaccTGCGACCTCTGGGAGGGCCAGCCCGTCTGCAAGTGCCAGGACCGCTGCGAGAAGGAGCCCGGCTTCACCTGCGCCTCCGACGGCCTCACCTACTTCAACCGCTGCTACATGGACGCCGAGGCCTGCGTCCGCGGCGCCACGCTCACCGAGGTGGCCTGCCGCTTCTACCTGGCCGGACCCCCCACCGGCCCGCCGCCCCGGGACCCCACGGCTCTCCCCGCGCCCACCGCCCCCCTGGCGGACGCCCTGCCCCCCACCCTCTTCTCCAACCCGGCCCCCCAGTCCACGTACGTGGGGGGCACGGTCAGCTTCCACTGCGACGCCCTGGGGCTCCCCAAGCCCGAGGTCACCTGGGAGAAGCAGAGCGAGCGGCGCGGGCGCCTGGTGATGCGGCCCGACCGCATGTACGGCAACGTGGTGATCACCAACATCGGCCAGCTGGTCGTCTACAACGCGCAGGTCTGGGACACGGGCGTGTACACCTGCGTGGCGCGCAACGCGGCCGGGGCGCTGCGGGCCGACTACCCGCTGTCCGTCATCCGCAGGGCGGAGCACGACTTCGGCGAGGACCCCGAGATGCCCATGGGCCGGCCCTTCTCGCCCGCCGACTGCCTGGCCGCCGTGAACCTGCGGGCGTGCAGCGGCGAGCGCCACGTGGACTGGTActacgacggcggcggcggcggcggcggcggcggcggcggcggcggcggcggcggctgcgtgGCGTTCACCAACAGCGGCTGCGAGGACAGCAGGAACCGCTTCGAGACGTACGAGGAGTGCCGGGCGTCCTGCCAGCGCGAGGGGGCGGGGACCTGCGCCCTCGCCGCCGTGCAGGGCCCGTGCACGGCCTGGGAGGCGCGCTGGGCGTGGAACCCGCCGGCCAAGCGCTGCCTCGCCTTCGCCTACGGCGGCTGCCACGGCAACGCCAACAACTTCCGGAGCAGGAAGGAGTGCGAGGCCCGCTGCCCGCAGGCGAGGCGGCGGCCATGCCGCGCGTGCCGCCTCAGGGGGAAGCTGGTGGCCAGCCTGTGCCGGAGCGACTTCGCCATCGTGGGCCGGCTGTCGGAGCTGATCCAGGACCTGGACTCGGGCATCGCCCGCTTCAgcctggaggaggtgctgctCGACGACAAGATGGGCCTGAGCTTCTTCAACACCCGGCACCTGGAGGTGACGCTGGCCGAGGTTGACTGGAGCTGCCCCTGCCCCAACAtgacggcggcggggggcggccCCTGGCTGGTGATGGGCGTGGTGCGGGACGGCGCGGCCGTCATCCAGCCCGACAGCTACGTGAGGAGCGTCTCGGAGCGCCGGCTTAGGAAGGTCCGAGAGGCCGTCAGCAGGAAGACCTGCGAGGGGTCGGCGCGCCCACAGGCGTAG
- the LOC130379998 gene encoding ras-related protein Rab-40C-like, giving the protein MRPGMTGTQGSPVKSYDYLLKFLLVGDSDVGKGEILDSLQDGSAESPYAYTSGIDYKTTTILLDGRRVKLELWDTSGQGRFCTIFRSYSRGAQGILLVYDITNGWSFDGIDRWIREIDEHAPGVPKILVGNRLHLAFKRQVPTEQARAYAEKNSMTFFEVSPLCNFNVIESFTELSRIVLMRHGMEKFWRPNRVFSLQDLCCRSIVSCTPVHLIDKLPLPVAIKSRLRSFSMANGMNAVMMHGRSYAVTASQAGGGGGGGGGGGGGGSKGNSLKRSKSFKPPQSPPKTTSSSSASSSSSSSKGNCKIS; this is encoded by the exons ATGCGCCCCGGGATGACGGGGACCCAGGGCAGCCCGGTCAAGAGCTACGACTACCTGCTCAAGTTCCTGCTGGTCGGGGACAGCGACGTGGGGAAGGGGGAGATCCTGGACAGCCTGCAGGATGGCTCGGCCGAGTCCCCGTACGCCTACACCAgcg GTATCGACTACAAAACCACCACCATTCTACTGGATGGGAGGAGAGTGAAGTTAGAGCTCTG GGATACCTCTGGGCAAGGCAGGTTCTGCACCATCTTCAGGTCATATTCCCGTGGTGCACAG GGCATCCTGTTGGTGTATGACATCACTAACGGCTGGTCGTTTGATGGCATCGATCGCTGGATCCGAGAGATCGATGAG CACGCTCCCGGCGTGCCCAAGATCCTGGTGGGGAACCGGCTCCACCTGGCCTTCAAGCGGCAGGTGCCCACGGAGCAGGCCCGCGCCTACGCCGAGAAGAACAGCATGACCTTCTTCGAGGTCAGCCCTCTGTGCAACTTCAACGTCATCGAGTCGTTCACCGAGCTGTCGCGCATAGTGCTGATGAGGCACGGCATGGAGAAGTTCTGGAGGCCCAACCGAG TCTTCAGCCTCCAGGACCTCTGCTGTCGCTCCATAGTCTCCTGCACCCCGGTCCACCTCATCGACAAGCTGCCCCTCCCGGTGGCCATCAAGTCCCGCCTGcgctccttctccatggccaaCGGCATGAACGCCGTCATGATGCACGGACGCTCCTACGCCGTCACCGCCAGCcaggcgggcggcggcggcggcggtggcggcggcggcggcggcggcggcagcaagGGCAACAGCCTGAAGCGCTCCAAGTCCTTCAAGCCCCCCCAAAGCCCCCCGaagaccacctcctcctcctccgcctcctcctcctcctcgtcctctaaGGGGAACTGCAAGATATCCTAG
- the zp3c gene encoding zona pellucida sperm-binding protein 3 encodes MGECTFAMLVRGVLFCSFAPGYTFSSNGSELYGDPELEWKAVSRALVEEMLIKVNPRVRVQPPSPDSRVQPARPDSRGQPPNPNSWVPPPSPGSGEPPPLPDFLRVSAADDFKSLLLPDPGARVVPDEVKRILNPFPSIGVKSVHTAPSDLLLKVVCYINRVYVRVSKSLFTRRRADRGLKLGRCPVNRGDSDFYYFIYPLRTRLCGFTMALLPDFLSVITTLRYNPPGEVLWELPFTVTIQCKFHRFHHVYSSGFVPNLMGGTISKSLTFGTGSQLIVKDSSGQELMGPQTYNLGDTIYFEASLVDGLDPDQRLYVNKCYMTASEDSSSNPQYVVIDKLGCMLAGRITYENRFMTANLKNSVNFAISAMIFKELLGSEIPAGQEFMLYMHCEIARGPTTATTTRKSCNYVDSLPRWRDLYDGTTVCRCCSTSCGPAVRASNTLYTSTALVLDTLALEPTSKL; translated from the exons ATGGGAGAGTGCACTTTTGCAATGCTGGTGCGTGGTGTCCTCTTTTGTTCCTTTGCTCCTGGTTATACCTTCAGCAGCAATGGGTCTGAGCTGTACGGGGATCCAGAACTAGAATGGAAGGCCGTGTCCAGAGCTCTCGTCGAGGAGATGCTAATCAAGGTGAACCCCAGGGTCCGGGTCCAACCACCAAGCCCTGACTCCAGGGTCCAACCAGCACGACCTGACTCCAGGGGCCAACCACCAAACCCTAACTCCTGGGTCCCACCACCAAGCCCTGGCTCCGGGGAGCCACCACCACTCCCTGACTTCCTGCGGGTCTCAGCCGCTGACGACTTCaagtccctccttctccctgacCCTGGTGCCAGAGTGGTGCCGGATGAGGTAAAGCGGATTCTAAACCCGTTTCCATCAATCGGAGTCAAATCAGTCCATACTGCCCCTTCAGACCTTCTGCTGAAAGTCGTGTGCTATATAAACCGAGTCTATGTGAGGGTCTCGAAGTCTCTGTTCACCAGAAGGCGAGCAGACAGGGGGCTGAAGTTGGGAAGATGTCCTGTGAACCGAGGGGATAGTGACTTTTACTACTTCATCTACCCGCTGAGGACGCGTCTGTGTGGCTTCACCATGGCG CTACTGCCCGACTTCCTGTCGGTCATCACGACGCTTCGCTACAATCCTCCGGGTGAAGTCCTGTGGGAGCTTCCATTCACCGTCACCATTCAGTGCAAATTTCACAG GTTCCACCACGTCTACTCCAGTGGCTTCGTTCCCAACCTGATGGGCGGAACCATCTCTAAAAGCCTGACCTTTGGCACAGGATCTCAGCTCATCGTTAAAGATT CTTCAGGCCAGGAGCTGATGGGCCCCCAGACCTACAacctgggagacaccatttacTTCGAGGCCAGTCTCGTGGACGGCCTTGACCCAGATCAGAGGCTGTATGTGAACAAGTGCTACATGACCGCCTCTGAAGACTCCAGTTCAAATCCCCAATACGTGGTGATCGATAAACTTGG CTGCATGCTTGCTGGCAGGATTACCTATGAGAACAGGTTCATGACTGCAAACTTGAAGAACTCTGTGAACTTCGCAATCAGTGCCATGATCTTCAAGGAGCTGCTAGGCTCAGAAATACCAGCTGGCCAAGAATTCATG CTCTACATGCACTGTGAGATCGCTCGTGGGCCCACGACTGCAACGACCACCAGGAAATCCTGCAATTATGTAGATTCTTTGCC CCGTTGGCGAGATCTTTATGACGGAACTACGGTTTGCCGCTGCTGTAGCACGTCCTGTGGGCCCGCAGTCAGAG CTTCAAACACCTTGTACACCAGCACTGCCCTGGTGCTCGATACTCTTGCTCTGGAACCGACTTCTAAGCTCTGA
- the LOC130380194 gene encoding calcium homeostasis modulator protein 1 gives MDKFRMMFQFLQSNQESFMNGICGIMALASAQMYSAFEFSCPCMPEYNYNYGIGLLCIPPIWFFMLGFVVNNNVSILSEEWKRPTGERSKDPAVLRYMLSSITQRSLIAPAVWVSVTLMDGKSFLCAFSVDLNLEQFGNTTEIQGLSELEMLKLLAKIPCKDLFGEGELRVAASQYIKCISQACGWLFLLIMTFLAFMIRAIRPCFTQAAFLKTKYWSHYIDIERKMFDEMCKEHAKSFAKVCIHQYFESVSGEMQHFHHDRENLEGDEEEANKRMSDNEKLMGIRAQDDMNKVLWNWHSCKPKLALRKDAPDGEDCEFLLKKDAYGVPYGVPYGGPSGLPNGGQNGGPNGGSNSGLNGGFNSGVPSGGPNGFANGHAPDGGKKEWAVYYSRV, from the exons ATGGATAAGTTCAGAATGATGTTCCAGTTCCTCCAGTCCAACCAGGAGTCCTTCATGAATGGCATCTGCGGCATCATGGCCCTGGCCAGCGCGCAGATGTACTCTGCCTTCGAGTTCAGCTGCCCCTGCATGCCCGAGTACAACTACAACTACGGCATCGGCCTCCTCTGCATCCCGCCCATCTGGTTCTTCATGCTGGGCTTCGTGGTCAACAACAACGTGTCCATACTCTCCGAGGAGTGGAAGCGGCCCACCGGCGAGCGCAGCAAGGACCCCGCAGTGCTCCGCTACATGCTGTCCTCCATCACGCAGCGATCGCTGATCGCGCCGGCTGTCTGGGTGTCAGTCACCCTCATGGACGGGAAGAGCTTCCTGTGCGCGTTCAGCGTCGACCTGAACCTTGAGCAGTTCGGGAACACCACGGAGATCCAGGGTTTGTCCGAGTTGGAGATGCTGAAGCTGCTGGCCAAGATCCCGTGCAAAGACTTGTTCGGCGAGGGGGAGCTCAGAGTGGCGGCGTCCCAGTACATCAAGTGTATCTCGCAG GCATGCGGCTGGCTGTTCCTGCTCATCATGACCTTCTTGGCCTTCATGATCCGCGCCATCCGGCCGTGCTTCACCCAGGCCGCCTTCCTGAAGACAAAGTACTGGTCCCACTACATCGACATTGAGCGCAAGATGTTCGACGAGATGTGCAAAGAGCACGCCAAGAGCTTCGCCAAGGTGTGCATCCACCAGTATTTCGAGAGCGTCAGCGGCGAGATGCAGCACTTCCACCACGACCGCGAAAACCTGGAGGGCGACGAGGAGGAGGCCAACAAGAGGATGAGTGACAACGAGAAGCTGATGGGCATCCGGGCGCAGGATGACATGAACAAGGTGCTCTGGAACTGGCACAGCTGCAAGCCCAAGCTGGCGCTGAGGAAGGACGCCCCCGATGGAGAGGATTGCGAATTCCTCCTCAAGAAGGATGCTTACGGCGTTCCCTACGGCGTTCCCTACGGCGGTCCAAGCGGCCTTCCGAACGGCGGTCAAAATGGTGGTCCGAATGGTGGCTCCAACAGTGGTTTGAATGGTGGTTTTAACAGCGGCGTTCCCAGCGGCGGTCCCAACGGCTTCGCTAACGGACACGCGCCCGACGGCGGAAAAAAGGAGTGGGCGGTGTATTACAGTCGTGTTTGA